A single region of the Moorena sp. SIOASIH genome encodes:
- a CDS encoding ATPase domain-containing protein, with product MPKIKLMPTGVPNLDAVLGGGFPIYSLNILAGAPGTGKTILVQQILFNTIKHQPHKRALYLSTLSEPTLKVVRYMQHFQFFDAQIFGEQVIYSDIGSFLIEQPMPRLADHIVGLVNQHQAEVIVIDSFKAIADLTEKSGDFRRFCYELSVRLASARCTTFLVNESERSQINHSAEFALADGIIYLSTHEEAGEQRRWLQVHKLRGLAPYMEPFPFVINNVGVRILSPTLTLRQKSVSWSVPAGRMVMGIPGLDQLLRGGIPYGRSIILSGVAGTGKTTFALQFLMAGVDRGEKGLLFSFEETPSHLSQMAAGFGWDLERLIQQEMLRIVFVTQTNIRVEEHLDQIAQEIASFQPQRFVVDSISVLFYKVNNRAIQREKTFQLATLMQQIGGVGIFISGIPAHETGHLSRFGVEETIVDGMIVLSKELVGRRRDRYLEVFKMRASDHVCGSHRMAITENGIEILYSASQISPPSTTESLKFIEDAPYLVFGSLEKLLPGKIPYNTACLVEGAPGLGKSTLAYQFLLSGLHRQESVLYISADIPRQQVYQTLPTWGLLPDPYLEAGQLVILDTFSPMVETLPATSVHLNLNDPEMLLLRIAQQLEQMPKPCRVIFDSLTPLLISCTPREFIKLVYRKNRQLRQPDVAVLDIFAQDGIEKSDRYNLLNLYDLVVDLYSPDWDEMNHGEDIGYKNWLRITKIRGAKADQRPYPYSISPTKGIVIESTSSQSKIIDHNSFPKQ from the coding sequence ATGCCCAAAATCAAATTAATGCCTACAGGAGTGCCAAATCTGGATGCCGTTTTGGGCGGTGGCTTTCCCATCTACTCATTGAATATCTTGGCAGGGGCTCCTGGCACTGGCAAAACAATTTTGGTGCAGCAGATTCTGTTTAACACTATCAAGCACCAACCCCATAAGAGAGCTCTTTACCTCAGTACCCTTTCCGAGCCAACCCTTAAGGTGGTGCGTTATATGCAGCACTTCCAATTCTTCGATGCTCAAATATTTGGTGAGCAGGTGATCTATAGTGATATTGGCTCATTCTTAATTGAACAACCGATGCCTAGGTTGGCGGATCATATAGTGGGTTTGGTCAATCAACATCAAGCAGAAGTTATAGTCATTGACTCTTTTAAGGCCATTGCTGACCTGACCGAAAAAAGTGGTGACTTCCGCCGTTTTTGCTACGAACTATCGGTTCGCCTCGCCAGTGCTCGTTGCACGACTTTTTTAGTGAATGAATCCGAACGCTCCCAGATTAACCACAGTGCAGAATTTGCTTTGGCTGATGGCATCATTTACCTTTCGACCCATGAGGAGGCAGGGGAGCAACGCCGTTGGTTACAGGTTCATAAATTACGGGGTCTGGCACCTTATATGGAACCATTTCCCTTTGTGATCAATAATGTGGGGGTGCGGATTCTCAGCCCTACCCTAACCCTCAGGCAAAAGTCGGTGAGTTGGTCAGTTCCAGCAGGGCGTATGGTGATGGGAATTCCGGGTTTGGATCAACTGTTGCGGGGGGGTATACCTTACGGTCGTTCAATCATCCTCTCGGGAGTTGCTGGCACTGGTAAAACTACCTTTGCCCTACAGTTTCTCATGGCTGGAGTTGACCGAGGGGAAAAAGGCTTGCTCTTTTCTTTTGAGGAAACCCCCTCTCATCTGTCCCAGATGGCAGCCGGTTTTGGTTGGGACTTAGAACGTCTGATTCAACAGGAAATGCTGCGCATTGTCTTTGTTACCCAAACTAACATCCGGGTTGAAGAACACCTAGATCAAATTGCTCAGGAAATCGCCTCCTTCCAGCCTCAACGTTTTGTGGTGGATTCAATATCAGTCTTGTTCTACAAAGTCAATAACCGAGCCATCCAGCGAGAAAAAACCTTCCAATTAGCAACCCTGATGCAACAAATCGGTGGAGTGGGTATATTTATCTCAGGTATCCCTGCTCATGAAACTGGACACCTATCCAGGTTTGGTGTGGAAGAAACCATTGTCGATGGCATGATTGTGCTATCAAAAGAACTGGTTGGTCGTAGACGCGATCGCTATCTAGAAGTATTTAAAATGCGAGCATCTGACCATGTCTGTGGTTCTCACCGCATGGCAATCACAGAAAACGGTATTGAGATATTGTACAGTGCCAGCCAAATATCTCCCCCCTCAACCACCGAATCATTAAAATTTATTGAGGATGCTCCCTATTTAGTGTTTGGGTCACTCGAAAAATTGCTCCCAGGCAAAATCCCCTATAACACCGCTTGCTTGGTGGAGGGCGCTCCCGGACTGGGTAAGAGTACCCTAGCCTATCAGTTTTTGCTCTCAGGCTTGCATCGCCAAGAATCAGTATTATATATTAGTGCCGATATTCCTAGGCAGCAAGTTTATCAAACCCTCCCAACTTGGGGATTACTCCCTGACCCCTACCTGGAAGCAGGGCAGTTGGTGATCCTCGATACCTTTAGTCCCATGGTAGAGACATTGCCAGCAACCTCTGTACACCTGAATCTGAATGACCCGGAGATGCTTTTGCTCAGGATTGCCCAACAGCTCGAGCAGATGCCTAAACCCTGTAGAGTAATCTTTGACTCCCTCACCCCTCTACTAATCAGCTGCACCCCTAGAGAATTTATTAAGCTGGTCTACCGCAAAAATCGCCAACTCCGTCAGCCTGATGTGGCAGTGTTAGATATTTTTGCTCAGGACGGAATCGAAAAAAGCGATCGCTACAATTTACTGAACCTTTATGATCTCGTAGTAGACCTTTATTCACCTGACTGGGATGAAATGAATCACGGAGAAGACATTGGCTACAAAAATTGGCTGCGAATTACTAAAATTCGTGGGGCTAAGGCAGATCAGCGTCCCTACCCTTACAGTATCTCCCCCACTAAGGGGATTGTGATTGAGAGCACCTCATCTCAATCAAAGATTATCGATCACAATTCATTTCCCAAACAGTAG
- a CDS encoding ATPase domain-containing protein — MIRPRTKPLGKLPTSIPGLDSILAGGIPELSINIITGPPGSGKTIFTQQILYTNASTEHKALYLVTLSEPSVKLLHYLQKFDFFDPTKVGTAVIYLDIGEIIREQGLTEAVAAIINYVKEYRPALIGIDSFKAIHDLATDPVEVRKFGYDLSVRLTTWGVTAFLVGEYTDEEIKHQPIFAIADGIIRLQNQPLGLHFQRYVDVLKLRGENYFTGLHPFEISQTGIEVYPRIKMLKNLWMKTQVSQQKLSTGIPELDRMLDGGLQHSTATMVAGGAGTGKTLMGLHFIVAGILQGEPGVIVTFQENPQQLKTIAMSLGWDLEAMEKQGMLVHMYDSPVELQPDIHAAKVKAVVDRVKARRIMLDSLKDIEIATPNKVRYKDYIYSLVNQLKLQGVTTIVTNEIGELFGPFQLSEHGVSFVVDNVILLRYVELSGRIGRAINIMKVRGAPHSKEIRFFEITSDGIRINEVIQAQTGVLTGMPVFNNTYLNDNGFKELLNQSRNIMKILQGVEEMDINELANRTGFSPQDLLHELDNLKQQGMVITWERQNTTYYKATI; from the coding sequence ATGATCAGGCCTCGGACAAAGCCCTTAGGTAAACTGCCTACTAGTATTCCTGGTCTAGACTCGATTCTCGCTGGTGGTATTCCGGAATTGTCCATTAACATCATCACTGGGCCACCCGGATCTGGTAAGACGATCTTTACCCAGCAAATACTATACACCAATGCTAGTACAGAGCACAAAGCCCTTTATCTAGTCACCCTATCGGAACCTTCAGTCAAATTACTGCACTACCTACAAAAGTTTGATTTTTTTGACCCCACTAAGGTAGGTACTGCGGTAATTTATCTCGACATCGGCGAGATTATCCGAGAGCAGGGTCTAACAGAAGCGGTCGCTGCCATTATTAATTACGTAAAGGAGTACCGACCTGCGCTGATCGGCATTGATAGCTTCAAAGCCATTCATGATTTGGCAACGGATCCAGTAGAAGTACGTAAGTTTGGCTACGACCTCTCAGTGCGTCTGACCACTTGGGGAGTAACAGCTTTTTTAGTAGGGGAATACACTGACGAAGAAATTAAACATCAACCCATCTTTGCCATCGCCGATGGGATTATTCGTCTGCAAAATCAGCCTCTGGGGTTACACTTCCAGCGTTATGTAGATGTGCTCAAACTCAGGGGGGAAAATTATTTTACCGGGTTACACCCCTTTGAAATCAGTCAGACTGGCATAGAAGTCTATCCCCGGATTAAGATGCTGAAAAACTTATGGATGAAGACCCAGGTCAGCCAACAAAAACTTTCCACTGGCATCCCTGAACTGGATAGGATGTTAGATGGGGGATTGCAGCATAGCACGGCAACTATGGTTGCTGGAGGCGCAGGCACTGGTAAAACCTTGATGGGACTTCACTTCATTGTGGCTGGAATTCTCCAAGGGGAGCCTGGAGTAATTGTTACCTTTCAAGAAAATCCCCAACAGCTCAAAACCATTGCCATGTCCTTAGGTTGGGATTTAGAGGCGATGGAAAAGCAGGGAATGCTAGTGCATATGTATGATTCTCCCGTAGAACTACAGCCGGATATCCATGCTGCTAAGGTGAAAGCTGTTGTAGACAGGGTTAAGGCTCGCCGGATTATGCTTGATTCTCTCAAGGATATTGAGATTGCCACCCCAAATAAGGTTCGCTACAAAGACTATATTTACTCCTTAGTGAACCAGTTGAAACTTCAAGGTGTGACCACCATCGTAACCAACGAAATTGGGGAGCTATTCGGACCGTTTCAGTTGAGTGAACATGGCGTCTCCTTTGTGGTAGATAATGTTATCCTCTTGCGCTATGTAGAACTATCCGGTCGCATTGGACGAGCCATAAACATTATGAAGGTCAGGGGAGCGCCCCACAGCAAAGAAATCCGGTTTTTTGAAATTACCTCAGATGGAATTCGCATCAACGAGGTGATTCAAGCTCAAACTGGTGTGCTGACTGGAATGCCTGTCTTTAATAATACTTACTTGAATGACAATGGCTTTAAGGAGTTGCTTAACCAGAGTCGTAATATCATGAAAATTTTGCAGGGGGTGGAGGAGATGGACATCAATGAATTAGCAAATCGCACTGGATTCAGCCCTCAAGACTTGCTCCATGAGTTAGACAATCTCAAGCAGCAGGGTATGGTAATTACCTGGGAACGTCAGAACACAACCTATTACAAAGCTACGATTTGA
- a CDS encoding GAF domain-containing protein, which yields MTGKQPVWQTTFDQIKATIDPPIYGMLLLEEQKTRLLIVLGQQSTTTAAEQLRALALITLASLTDLDLQPDQIQMELVASQETDAPETVAYLAQNDLKRLFVTLSFLAFCSETRSLNVAALGQALRESTLMQNAMAGLAGWSVINRQGVMIYRYPEAPELDLIGKDYSDRRYFQQAIKGRTYISTVFRAKSNLWVAVVSLPVIGNDGQVVGIVSGGLDLAGVRSFLSVPVIHDYKIKGLITIASPEADAFGEEQLKVISSLAQQITSSSI from the coding sequence ATGACAGGCAAGCAACCGGTGTGGCAAACAACCTTTGACCAAATCAAGGCAACCATTGACCCACCAATTTATGGTATGCTACTCCTAGAAGAGCAAAAGACTCGGTTGCTTATTGTGCTAGGTCAGCAGTCAACTACTACTGCGGCTGAGCAATTGCGAGCTTTGGCACTGATTACCTTGGCTAGCTTAACTGACCTAGACCTTCAACCTGACCAAATTCAGATGGAGTTAGTGGCATCACAGGAAACTGATGCCCCAGAAACCGTCGCTTATTTAGCCCAAAATGACCTGAAGCGACTCTTTGTTACCCTGAGTTTTCTAGCATTTTGTTCGGAAACGCGATCGCTAAATGTTGCTGCCTTAGGGCAAGCACTACGAGAGAGCACCCTGATGCAAAACGCCATGGCTGGATTGGCGGGCTGGAGTGTAATCAATCGTCAGGGGGTGATGATTTATCGCTACCCAGAAGCCCCAGAATTAGATTTAATTGGTAAAGACTATTCCGATCGCCGCTATTTTCAACAAGCTATCAAGGGACGCACCTATATATCAACAGTTTTTCGGGCCAAGAGTAACCTGTGGGTTGCCGTGGTTTCTTTACCAGTGATTGGTAACGACGGGCAGGTAGTGGGGATAGTATCTGGGGGTTTGGATTTGGCAGGAGTGCGGTCATTTCTGAGCGTGCCAGTGATTCATGACTATAAAATCAAGGGTCTAATTACCATTGCTAGTCCAGAAGCAGACGCTTTTGGTGAGGAACAATTGAAGGTTATCAGCTCACTGGCGCAACAGATTACTAGTTCTTCAATTTAA
- a CDS encoding ATP-binding protein: MTYTKARSSLLDSARQNLTESAVLQAQRIQESIAALKANLVSASQAVALKSESPTAYQKFVEQLAQLLPHQIDCVQLMELQSKAIAASTCANQLLTNRPTFVSSVQQSQSFTNRSQVEVTILLPLHPSRNPSTTLTSQVYPPKSTSKLKLVLSAPVYNRSGQLQYALIIQSALLQTPASQRQILSSYPVVMNQQGKVLTHHYQEPVADKITDKINRQQEQEGLKRVLGKAIAQEQDVAEPSYLIKNSVELTAGYTSIPSPITAELGQKWVILAVTPVDIALAGLKEIQQVLLIFTCGLIGATLLATIYVARELARPLEQLRDYALNQSQFHSQDRIPQNFKIREVNQLSEAFGGMIERMKHWAEELEATWKEAQTANKFKNEFLANTSHELRTPLNAIIGCLRLIRDGFCDNREEEIDFLQRADHAAMHLLEIINDVLDMAKIEAGKLSVKIEPIYLCDLLDEVIDLQTVPIQQKGLEFHTSDLHQGIIVPADPAKLKQVLINVVGNAVKFTDYGSITIKTRIEPLSLSEKKKTVAKASDLTSNSQVVIIVKDTGIGIDPTQQKKLFRPFVMVDGSTTRQCGGTGLGLAISRNLMEMMGGSITLFSPGEGKGSTVKITLPIIDGKREC; this comes from the coding sequence GTGACTTACACAAAGGCACGCTCATCGCTGTTGGACAGTGCTCGCCAAAATCTTACCGAAAGTGCTGTACTCCAAGCACAGAGGATTCAAGAGTCAATTGCTGCCCTGAAAGCCAACTTGGTCAGTGCCAGTCAAGCTGTAGCCCTAAAGTCGGAATCCCCAACCGCCTATCAAAAATTTGTAGAACAATTGGCTCAACTGTTACCACATCAGATCGATTGTGTACAGTTGATGGAGCTACAGAGCAAAGCAATCGCCGCAAGTACCTGTGCTAACCAATTGCTAACTAACCGACCGACTTTTGTATCCTCGGTGCAGCAAAGTCAATCATTCACTAACCGTTCTCAGGTTGAGGTAACCATACTACTCCCATTACACCCCTCAAGAAACCCCTCAACAACTTTAACTAGCCAAGTCTATCCCCCCAAGTCCACCAGTAAACTCAAACTAGTCCTTAGTGCGCCAGTCTATAACCGATCAGGTCAACTCCAGTATGCCCTGATCATCCAGTCAGCTCTGCTACAGACACCAGCCTCACAACGGCAGATATTGTCGAGCTATCCGGTAGTGATGAACCAACAAGGGAAAGTTTTGACTCATCACTATCAAGAGCCAGTGGCAGACAAGATCACAGACAAGATCAATCGGCAACAAGAACAAGAGGGACTCAAAAGGGTTCTCGGAAAAGCGATCGCACAGGAACAAGATGTTGCTGAACCGTCGTACTTGATTAAAAACAGCGTGGAATTAACCGCTGGGTATACCTCAATTCCAAGTCCGATTACTGCTGAACTAGGTCAAAAGTGGGTGATCTTAGCGGTTACCCCGGTTGATATTGCTTTGGCTGGTCTTAAAGAGATTCAGCAAGTTCTGCTAATCTTCACCTGTGGCTTGATTGGGGCAACCCTATTGGCAACCATTTATGTTGCTCGGGAATTAGCTCGTCCTCTCGAACAACTCAGAGACTACGCTCTAAATCAATCTCAGTTCCATTCCCAAGACCGTATACCCCAAAACTTCAAAATTAGGGAAGTTAACCAATTGTCGGAAGCTTTCGGTGGGATGATTGAACGGATGAAACATTGGGCAGAAGAACTCGAAGCTACTTGGAAAGAAGCCCAAACTGCTAATAAGTTCAAGAATGAATTCCTCGCGAATACCTCCCATGAACTGAGAACTCCCCTGAACGCCATTATTGGTTGTTTGCGACTAATACGGGATGGTTTCTGTGACAACCGGGAAGAAGAAATCGATTTTTTACAAAGGGCTGATCATGCTGCCATGCATCTGCTGGAAATCATTAATGACGTTCTAGATATGGCGAAGATTGAAGCTGGTAAATTATCGGTAAAAATTGAGCCGATTTACCTGTGCGACTTGCTTGATGAAGTCATAGATTTACAGACTGTTCCCATTCAGCAGAAAGGTCTTGAGTTTCATACCAGCGATTTGCATCAGGGGATTATCGTGCCTGCTGATCCAGCTAAGCTCAAGCAGGTTCTGATTAATGTTGTTGGTAACGCCGTCAAATTTACAGACTATGGCAGCATTACGATTAAGACCCGAATTGAACCGCTATCCCTATCTGAGAAAAAGAAAACTGTTGCCAAGGCTTCTGATCTAACTTCTAATTCACAGGTTGTGATTATTGTTAAGGATACAGGTATTGGCATTGATCCCACTCAACAGAAAAAACTATTTCGTCCCTTTGTGATGGTTGATGGCTCGACCACTCGCCAATGTGGTGGGACAGGGCTTGGTCTAGCTATTTCCCGGAATTTAATGGAAATGATGGGAGGTAGTATTACCCTGTTCAGTCCTGGAGAGGGTAAGGGCAGCACCGTTAAAATTACCTTGCCGATCATAGATGGAAAAAGGGAATGTTAA